Sequence from the Penaeus vannamei isolate JL-2024 chromosome 25, ASM4276789v1, whole genome shotgun sequence genome:
aggcagtgtgtgtgagtgtttgtgtgtgtgtgacagtgtgtgtgtgcgtgcgtgtgcgagtgtggttgaatgtgtgtgtgtgtgtgcacgtttgtgtctgtatattcgtgtgtgtgtaaggttgagtgtgtgtgtgtgtgtaaggttgagtgtgtgtgtgtgtgtatggttgagtgtgtgtgtgtgtgtgtgtgtgcgtgtgtgtgtgtatatatatatatgcatatatgtatatgtgtatacatttatgtatgtttctctctctctctctctctctctctttatatgcatatatatatatatatatatatatatatatatatatatatatatatgtatatgtgtgtgtgcgtgtgtgtgtgtgtgtgtgtgtgtgtgtgtgtgtgtgtgtgtgtgtgtgtgtgtgtgtgtgtgtgtgtgtgtgtgtgtgtgtgtgtgtgtgtgtgtgtgtgtgtgtgtgtgtgtgtgtgtatatatatatatatatatatatatatatatatatatatatatacatatatataaacatatatatatatatatatatatatatatatatatatatttatatatgcatatatgtatgtatgtatatatatatatatatatatatatatatatatatatatatatatatatatatgtatatgcatatatgtatatttgtatacatttatgtatgttttatgtatgtttctctctctctctctctacatatatatatatatatatatatatatatatatatatatatatacatatatatatatatatatatatatatatatatttgtatacatttatgtatgttttatgtatgtttctctctctctctctctctacatatatatatatatatatatatatatatatatatatatatatatatatatatatatttatatatatgtgtgtgtgtgtgtgtgtgtgtgtgtgtgtgtgtgcataaatatatatatatatatatatatatatatatatatatatatatatatatatatatatatatatatatatacatatatatatatacatatacatatatatatatacatatatatatatatatatatatatatatatatatatatatatatacatatatgtgtgtgtgtgtgtttatgtttgtgtgtatatatatatatatatatatatatatatatatatatatatatatatatatatatatgtatgtatatatatatatatatatatatatatatatatatacatatatatatataaatatatatatatataatatatatatatacatatatatgtatatatatatatatatatatatatatatatatatatatatatatatatatatatatatatacatatatatatatatatatatatatataaatatatatatatacatatatatatatatatatatatatatatatatatatatatatatataaatgtatgtataaatgtacttatgtgtgtgtgtgtatgtggatgtatttgcatgtgtatatatctatctatctatatctatatctatctatctaactcactcactcactctctcactctcactcactcactcactcctctctctctctctctctctctctctctctctctctctctctctctctctctctctctctctatctatctatctatctatatatattgtaaagggtTAGTGATGGTTTCACTGTAAGTATGCAAATGAGTGATTGGGTGTGTGAGGATTCGGGCGATCGAGCCATTTGCGTGTTCGTGTCGATGGCTCACGAACCCGAAACAGAGGAGACGTCGGCAACCACGACAGCACGACCTGCCTCTGGGCTCCGATCTCTTCACCTATTCACTTCATGTAAGTAATTACATTATTTATGGAATTTTGTTGTACTTTCTGTATTATAAATTGTAACTAATTCTACCCTCAGAAAAGGGTATgtgattgatatatgtgtgtataagtgattGACTTCAACCTGGTTTATTTTACAGCCTCTATGAATATCCACTTCATCGCTGTTTGTCGCACAGCAGAGAGGAAGCCCTTGTTCATGGGCGAGTATCCGTTCGTGGGCGAGAAGATATTCATATCGTCTATACAGTGTGCATTCTCTGGATATTTAACAGATAATTGTATTTGTGTAATAAGACTACTTATTCTTTTTAggaattcttttgttttttgttcgtgttgtgaaaaaaaatgtctgtctctctctctctctctctctctctctctctctctctctctctctctctctctctctctctctctctctctctctctctctctctctctctctctctctctcttgcgctcttctcctctctctctctctctctctctctttgaataatacagtgagcaatctgttatatactttctttcaaacctcgattgacccattccccccaaaaaaggataaCTAAAGAACAAAGGGGTGAATTAAAAGCCATACAGAAATGAAACCAAACCCCGGACGCCTTCAgccgccctcttctctctcctcttggcCTATTCCCACGCTGTCACGAGGAAAATCTACACTAATTTCCCCCTGAAATTTTCCTCTcgggtcctccccctcccttaccccctcctcaaaaaaagaacaaaaaaagaaagagagaaaaaaaaggcgacaTGATCTGCCCCGTTCCCGCCCACAACGCCCGTGGCCCTCGCTAGAAATGGGCTTCAGCTGTGATAtcgttatctacttatctacatgcatgggtgtatgtatctatatgtatgtatgcattagagatatgtttatatatgagtaaatatatatgtgtatgtatgcatatatatacatacatagacctaCATACATGCGAATTCCTAGATTTTGTTTAGAATAATAAATCTCATGTTTTGGAAGCGAATGAGACAGCAGTGTCTCTGTCCTTATAAGTGGTTCAGCTCCCGAGATAAATTAACTCTACTTATTCGCCATAAATTGCAGCGTCTGTTCAAGTGATGTCGAGTCGCGCTGTTGAATTGCACGCTTTTGCACATTCATGTTATATTTACTCATTGTCGGCAAATGTGAGGCAGTGAAGACAGAGGACAAGGTTTCAAACACAGTGTGCTATGCGGGCTTACAatacctgcatatatatctgtacacaaacacacgcaagcatatatatgtacagttgcggaattatattccagtacactttctgggtcccagtTTTTGTTCCTCTGGCAACCAGTCGAAGTAAACACAGCGTAAAaggtatttttgtgaatgatgctaaaaccctaggcagtttgtaacaaagagtgtgattggtcgagtTTAAGTAACCAATGAATGTATTAATGGATATTTTTttaaaactaagtaagccattttaTCTTACGCTTTCTTCAtataagtgataaaaaaaacatgtaatattagttattgTTGACTATTCTTCAAAtccgatatcctggaattgtttgcttATCTAAATGGCAACATCTATGACggggaggcggcatttcctacTCCTTACAACATAAGAGGtatcatttataaatacatatttcttaaaacatgaaaaagtttcatgctttAAACATCTATGCATGGTAGCTAAATTACCTAAAAAAAATCTGTGTAAAATCCCTGAGACCTCTGTAAATACCTTTGATACCTGCGCCATCTAGCAGCAGCCAATCGAactaatgatttttaaaaatctttatgcCTGAATCACACACTTATTTAATAAACAGAAACCATGCTACCTTAGATTATTCAATATATAGCATGAATAAAATCACAATTAGGTTACAGTATATATGGATTCGTTatcgatgtgtatgtgtatcgtcTATGGAAATACGGTCATGAGATACGAAAGAAtatgtataatcagctattatgcgcgcgcgggcgcgcgcacacacacacacacacacacacacacacacacacacacacacacacacacacacacacacacacacacacacacacacacttatcttggtctttctttgaggtgttgcatccacattcgaagagctgagcgagaaaatgcatgtttgcttgtttcaactcaagcaactattagctgggtaGTTCCAAGGAAGGTGAATAGCAAAATTCTTGgaaccaactcccaatacttgttgtttatcttgttcattctaattATATGGGAATTTCTCACTgtcaattgttattgtcatctatccattttctttctatttgtcagtGCGATGTAATGCAGtatatgcgtaggtgtagatattagcatatcaaacctttacatcaaattcattctctttatacattatcctagaagtaataattttCCGGTGTGTGAAAAGTTAATTTGTTCATCTGGAACTTGAGTAGTTTACAGAACGATGaacaatgtagaaaataacacgaagtcgtatatttcatctcttttatgcCAGTGAATATACAGCAATTCCTGAACATCTATTTCGCCGCTAAACAACATACGCTGAAAAAATACATGTCCGATGGTCTTAGACGTCATAATAACAGGGaatccgaggtcaaaacgaggctgccaagctgacacctGTTTCAGGATAGACACAAAGCAAGCTGTGATTGGAAATGGAGGCTGCTACAGCGGAGTGAGGGAAAGCAACTTCTTTAGCAGTGATATACTCGGAGATGGTATGCAGGCAGATGGGGTGGGAAGAGCAGGGCATTCATAACGACAAAAATACACCGGAAGTACACGGAAAGCTTCATTGCTGAAGGGAATTAAAAGTATACATGTTAGCCATTTTCGATATTTCACAAATCAGTTTATTTCAATTTACTCTagagatatttgtttatacagaacAGTTTCCTACACGTCATATTTCTTGTTCAGATtctatcattattcacatttcaCACATGACAGGCGGTGAGGCGCGGCCGCGTGACCTGCGATAAGTGGGGGTGGATCTCCCGACATGATGTtggcgaaacggggaaaatgcctcTGAGACAAATCTgtcgaattgttagaaaaaaaatcctcccatcaGTGCACTGCTATGCCTcggcccttcccagaaacaacGAGGATAACTGCCCTAACTGCCCTCTACACACGCCCCGGGCAGTtacgaagtagttccctgccCAACACCACGTGGCAGTCCTTCGATGGCCAGGCGAGGTGTATGGCTCACACCCGAAGAAAAAGGTTGGCCGAATACTGTCAGTGTTTGAGAAACGTCTAATGAAGCAACCTCGAACCAGCTGATAGATCGtgcaaagaggaaaagggaagtgtTAAGGCTACATGTGAACACGTCACCTCTGTCTCAGGGATTAGATACCGTTTAAATAACAATATTTCCTACTATAAACATTACTATATGCCTTCCTtttctacagttattaccatttttctctAAAAAATCAAACCATGGTAAAAGTACCTCCAAGATTAATAAACATCCCCgattagtcgattcactgaagcccccgtctatggaaaaataaaaataaataaatccacgtgtgtttgtgtgtgtgtgtgtgtgtgtttgtgtgcgtatttgtgtgtgtgtgtgttacttatcAACTACATAGTATGGCGTTTTGCGTgagaaggggttcaaaatgtatatggaatataaaacaaaagattctaactaaagcgttaaaaactgtataactgcagttctttcacactatacatacacattgtTGAGGCCTGATTAACCCGACCACAgttttgcgttcagttaatattctaaaatgattataattttctgtttattgaatccgtgcttagatctgatctattagttcacaatgaaaattatatataaggactttgattttattttgtgataaaggacaagaatgtcatttttctacacatacacttacactataaacaagcgtgtattgacaaaaagaaggaaaaaactgcaaaaacaacaaataaaagtaaagagcaaaGATTAACTGACATAAatccaaacgatttttttcttcaaaatatccgttcgaatgtggatgcgcctccttTTAAAacggaataataacagaaaaaactatgatcagattttagcacaagataaggGATATACTGTTTCATCACTCGTCACTAAGCTGTGACTTCGTGTTTCCgtggacgccacacacacacacacacacacacacacacacacacacacacacacacacacacacacacacacacacacacacacacacacacacacacacacacacacacacacacgacgcacgcacgcgcgcgcgcgcgcgcgcggcatgatttgtttattcaaaataagtgtttggttctggcaaagaggaaaaacgtatatcattttactagatcgattatggtgcaACTACAAGTATTTACAAAGACCTTTTGCACATTTTTTGTTTGAATTTACTTCTCTACAGAGATATTTAAAGCATGAAGCTAAATTCATTGACACTTCTCGTGTTGGAAGACGGGAAATGCCGCCTCCAGACCATAGGTGTTGCCGTTTCGATGCACAAACAATTCGAGGATTTCGCATTTGAGGAATATCAAACTACAAAATCAACGATCATTAGTATTACATATTTTGTGATCACTCATTTGACGAAAACaagattaaatggcttactttgtttcaaaaaatattaattaatatactcattggttattttaacattcgaccaatcacactctttgttacaaaccaCCTAGGGTTTTAGGGCCGTACTATCAAAAACAAGTCAGGCAATGCCCGAGTCTTCGCCAGGCGATCCGTCGTCGGTGCCATGAGGCCCTGCGTTCCCTTCGCCCGGCGTTGCCAGCCGCCAAAGGGGCCAATTTTCGTTCCACAAAACACCAGGCGTTCGCGGTAGAAAAAGTATTGGAACATCGCCCGACTATGAAAGCCAGCCATACCCCTTTCTTTCATCGCCACTTACGTAATTCTCAATAAAGTTAAACTGAATgaattttaattaatttataaCAACTGAAAATTTACGTGTTATTTATTTGAGTTGTACTAATTGTAAAAGCGAATGTGATTTCATAATTTTCCCACTTTTAAAATTATTAAACCATACTTTGTTGATTTCTAGACAGGCGCAGCTGCGGAAGGCATCGAGAACGTCGCTGTCATccccaaaatacacacacatatcaggtGAGAAAACCGTTGACAGCTATTGTTACCATATCATGAAAGATCTTAAAAAGTGAGCGAACGTGTTTTGCGCATTTAAAGTGAATAACTCTGCTCCTCAGTGAAGATATGAGATGGTACCCAACTCGTCTTGGCATTGGCCATTTAATCAACACTTTGCGAGGTTTTACTGGTCCAGGTCCAGTTTCATACAGCCgccttttagacgaaaaataatatatgcaaacgatagagcgagtgattctaagaaacttatcttctatgAACTTCAACCGCAACTCAAACATTACAAAGTTAATGGACATCGTATTGGTTTGAATATTCGTTAATTGTTTATTAAATTATCAGAAAAATCGAAAAGCACAATTTTCCTAGAAAATACGTTTTGGTTTACTTGTCATTAGTGGAGGCCACGACCATCGCTTGACAATACACGAATCTGAGGAGCATTTTAACCAATTGCATTGTTATTTACTTGATATTGGCAGAATTTGTCATCAATAGTGTATTTATAATGCTAACCCATTATTTTCCGAACACATTTTATGCCCTTTCCAAGTACTCTAACCTAGCTCTCATTTCAAAGTCAGATGCCATAGTGAAAATACATTAGTCTTGTAAAACTCCCAAGGATTTTGATAAATATGATTTGTTTCAGAAATGGCCGCAGCATTCGATGAATTAGAGTGTCTTGAAGCCCCTGAAGACCTAGATGCTGCAGACCAACAGGATATTCCCAGAAGGTGCATCACTGACAGGATGAATCTTTTCCATTCTCTGCATGATGAGGAGTTCATCAAGAGATTCCGCTTATCAAAAACAACAGCACTCAATTTACCAGACAAGCTACAGATTCAAGAAACTCGAGATGGGAGGTAATATTGACTTTAATTGAGCCAGTTGAATTATTTTATGTTAACAGCATTATAACGTTTGCTTGTATTGTTATAAATGcagttgtaagttttttttttagaaaatccaaatgaaatttctaaatattaacacaaatacatagataagtaaGAAGTTATTAAGTATGTCTtttgataaataaaacatttttagtGTAATCATGATCCTATATCCATGTTGatattttgtaaataaataattatctgcTGATGTAGTTATTAAAATGTTCTAAATATGTATGACTTTTATAACAAGGGTTATATTTAGAGAATAGTGATTTATTCTGAACGTCAAAATCTAAAATATGTTGCATTTCTTTTCAGGATCACCAGTACCACCCCGCCTACAACTGTTACTTACATTGCGATGGATGGCCACTGGTAGCTTCCAGTTGACTATTGCTGACACTTTTGACGTTTCACAACAGCTTGTGGGCAACTGCACAGCCAAAATAGTCCGAGCCATTGCATCTCTGCTACAAGATTGTGTGAAACGACCATCGAGAGAACATTTTTCTAACATCAggaattattattttgaaatgtcTGGTTTTCCTGGGGTATTGGGTGCAGTTGACTGcacacatatacctatttatagTCCTGGAGGTGCTAGAGCAGAAGAGTTCAGGtgtagaaagggatttttttctttgaatgttcAGGCAGCTTGTGGACCAAATTTAGAATTTTTTGACTTTGTGTGCCGTTGGCCTGGCTCTGTTCATGACAGCCGAATAGTTAATAATAGCAGATTATTTTTTGATCTTCAACATGATCTGCTAGAAGGGCATCACTTATTAGGTGACTCAGCCTATCCACTGCTACCATTCCTCCTCACCCCAGTGGCAGATCCTGTTGGCCAAAGAGAAGTCAGATGCAATATATCACATTCCAAAGCACGAAATACCATTGAAAAAACATTTGGTGTTCTGAAAATGAGATTCCGATGCCTCACCATTCCATTGGAAATTAATTTAAGTCATGGCGAGTATTTGCAGTGCAGCTGTGTTGCATAATATGGCTGTTAAGTATAAAGAAGATCTGTACATGtgtaatgatgatggagaggaagaaagtgtaaatattgaagaaaatataGAACACTGTAAATGCTGCCGGTCGACAGAAgggaaataatatcattaatgaatatttttcttaAATGTTTCATGCTAAAATGCCATTTTACTTATATTGGTTGCCAGAAGTACAAAAGggggacccagcaagtgtactgaaatataattccgcaactgtacatagttatgtatatgattacacacacacacacacacacacacacatatatatatatatatatatatatatatatatatatatatatatatatatatatatatatatatgtatgtatatatgtatatgtatatatatttatatatatatatatatatatatatatatatatatatatatatatatatatatatatatgtatatgtatatatgtatatgtatatatatttatatatatatatatatatatatatatatatatatatatatatatatatatatatatacatatatatatcacttgcTTGTGATTCTgcagagatagatagggaaatatGCCTACATAAAACAGATTTTGAAGAAATGTCCGCCAAAAATCACGCTAGAAATAACCGGACATTTTATGGTAATTTTCCACGTTCATTAGATTAGCGTTTGTCATTAAAGGCTTAAGTTTTTATATTCTGTAAAGATTTCCGAGTTTGCGAACTTTATAGACATCAAAAGCTTTGGTTTAACTAGTTACAAGCTGTTTTAATCAAcgcataattaataaataaacaaagtaattttcttttattctcatccCCTTTTCGAAGTATAGCGTCACCCAAGAAgtgaaatgcatatataaatgtactttaagaatagaagaaaaaacgattttaaaaaataaagaaatggggaaatgaataatgaataaatgagtagATTTAAAGAGTTAACTGACAGATAAGCAGACATTAATGGTGTATCACTGAGAGGCACTTGCAGATTGCAGGCTTTGCATTGTGTCAAAGCCTTCCGATGCGTTTTCGTTTAGCACATGAAGGAAGTGcttggtgatgaggaggatgagaatgatgatgagagggcgagtggtgaggaggagggtggtttgGGTCGGTTCAGTTGCCCATTTTGACCTGCAGGAGCGGAGacgagccccctccccccccacctgttGAGAGGCGCAACCCAGTGCTCTGGCATTGTGAAATGTTCTGAACtggtaaatgaatatgtatttttcttgcttGGCTAAGAggatttcatatatattcacgatGCTACTCTATTAAGTGTGAAACCCTCGCATCTCAAAGTGCATATCAGACATAGAATATTAATGTCTGCTCTACATTCAACGGCTTGCCTCATAGGCCATTTGATcagttatgtatttatgtatttcgttttattttttttttttcttaatcgcaGGTTGACTTAAGGCCAAGTaagcatatatttgtaaattttttttttcaaattattcaTCTTTCCTGGTGAACACCCGAATGCTAACATTCCGTATAATCCCATTCGCATTATTTTTCAGAACACTTCGATATCACAAAAGTCTCAAAACAACCTGCTCGTGCGGCCGCGGCGAGGCTGCCTCTCCGTCTGACGCTGAGCTCTCTGGTCAGACGAGGAGCGAAGAGCGcctgggaggaagaagggcgtaAGAGCCTGGGAGGAAGACCCAAGACTCCTCGCACTCGCGGCGTGGGCGGGAGGAGAGGCCCAAGGAATGCTGCTGGGGGCTGTGCAGGctcgccgtctgtctgtctgtttgtctttcaattgttctctgtctgtctgtctatcgctctctctcccttcctccctccatccccctcttttgtctctctctctctctatctctttctttttctctctccctccctccctctctgtctatctctctccctcccttcccccctctctctctctatctctcttactgtctgtctttctctctccctccctgcctcccccctctctccctctccttcatcctctcctccaatCCTTGTTCTTTTATCTGTTGTTATTTCATATTCTTGTTTCCTGTTCTTGGCTTTCGTGTGCTACTCAACtacgaatttattttttttcaatgcgTGCAGCTattactctcttttttattttcgttttatcaaggaaggcgggaaggggtcttacaataagcatatatataaaagagtcaCTCAAgctgtatttatatacttttt
This genomic interval carries:
- the LOC138866345 gene encoding putative nuclease HARBI1: MMRSSSRDSAYQKQQHSIYQTSYRFKKLEMGGSPVPPRLQLLLTLRWMATGSFQLTIADTFDVSQQLVGNCTAKIVRAIASLLQDCVKRPSREHFSNIRNYYFEMSGFPGVLGAVDCTHIPIYSPGGARAEEFRCRKGFFSLNVQAACGPNLEFFDFVCRWPGSVHDSRIVNNSRLFFDLQHDLLEGHHLLGDSAYPLLPFLLTPVADPVGQREVRCNISHSKARNTIEKTFGVLKMRFRCLTIPLEINLSHGEYLQCSCVA